The Proteiniborus ethanoligenes genome segment AGATTGACTTCGAATATAAATACGGTGATTATGACTGGAACGAAGGACCAACACACTATTGGAATACAACTGCTTATCTTGTTGACTTTCTTGAAACTGGATACTTTGAGTACTATCCCTTTGATAGTTCCACAAGGTATGAAGATGTAGACATTAAAAGCGAAGTTTACTCATTTAGAGCTCGTTTCCAAACTATCTGGGGATATGAGGGGGACTGGATAGATAATATGATATACTCCGATTATTCAAATATTGTGGAGATTGGTAATCCTGCTTATTGGAGTACAGCCAGTGATTGGGCAACACCTGAACTGCAAAAAGCAGAAGACGAAGGACTTATACCTGAGATTCTCAAGGGTGCAGATATGACAAAACCAATTACTCGTGAGGAATTTGCAGAGGTTGCCCTCTTAATGTATCAGAAGGCATCTGGTAATACGGGAAGCCCAGCTAATCCAAACCCCTTTACTGACACACAAAATTCAAAAATACTAATAGCCTATCAATTAGGCATAGTAAAAGGTACAAGTCCTACAACATTTGAATCTAAGACTCTTATTAACAGGGAGCAAGTGGCAGCCATGTTAGCCCGTACCATTAAGTTAATTGCTCCAAATGCAGACTACTCAACTGAGGGAGCGCCTATTTTTGATGACCAAGCAGATATCTCAGCCTGGGCACTAAATGACTGCCTTTATATGGCAAAACTAGGTATTATAAAGGGCAGTGATGGAAAATTCATGCCTCGTGCTGTGACTGAGGCCCAAGCTGCAATGGGTTATGCCAATACATCTAGGGAACAAGCCCTTGCCATGAGCGTGCGAACAGTAGATAAAATAAAAGAAATTAAGGGGACCATTATTTCATATGGGAGGTAAAGCCTATGAAAAGGAATATATTATCCGGATTGTGTGCAACAATATGTGCGTTATTGCTTCTTTTTACTGGTTGTGCTCGCTTGCAGGGGGTTGGCAACGATGAATCTACGCCAAATTCTCCTAAGAGCACTCAGGGAAGCAATAAGGCTTTAAAAGAACTAAAAAGCGGCATCATAGCTTTGGCGGAGAAATATTTTGATTTATATTATGAGAAACTTTCCCATGAGGAAAAAAATTATGTAGATGAAGGGAAATCTAAGCTCGATTCATCTATTGATATGTTTACCTCGTCTCGGGACCTTTCTACCGCCGCTGTTATTCTTTCAGCAACAGCATCTTCCGAATATCTACCTATAGTGCTTTCTGCAGCATCAGTTTTGGCAAATCCAGAGGATGCTATTATAGTAAATAATTTTGGCACTATTCTTAAGGATTTACAGGAAATCGATGATTCAATAATAGTCCT includes the following:
- a CDS encoding S-layer homology domain-containing protein, whose product is MKNKIFIFLLTVVLIIGTLSMTVFADSDPFILEAPTNLRAELKKDIDGVPYFELRLDVPQRVRDLNAKLVDDSEYFPGKICEEIKIDFEYKYGDYDWNEGPTHYWNTTAYLVDFLETGYFEYYPFDSSTRYEDVDIKSEVYSFRARFQTIWGYEGDWIDNMIYSDYSNIVEIGNPAYWSTASDWATPELQKAEDEGLIPEILKGADMTKPITREEFAEVALLMYQKASGNTGSPANPNPFTDTQNSKILIAYQLGIVKGTSPTTFESKTLINREQVAAMLARTIKLIAPNADYSTEGAPIFDDQADISAWALNDCLYMAKLGIIKGSDGKFMPRAVTEAQAAMGYANTSREQALAMSVRTVDKIKEIKGTIISYGR